One stretch of Ooceraea biroi isolate clonal line C1 chromosome 4, Obir_v5.4, whole genome shotgun sequence DNA includes these proteins:
- the LOC105282638 gene encoding mitogen-activated protein kinase kinase kinase kinase 4 isoform X6: MAHNLAPSVNCSLDDIDLNALKEPAGIFELIEVVGNGTYGQVYKGRHTKTGQLAAIKVMDVTEDEEEEIKLEINVLKRYSNHRNIATYYGAFVKKSSPGKDDQLWLVMEYCGAGSVTDLVKSTKGQSLKEEWIAYISREILRGLSYLHSNKVIHRDIKGQNVLLTDNAEVKLVDFGVSAQLDRTIGRRNTFIGTPYWMAPEVIACDENPDATYDNRSDLWSLGITALEMAESQPPLCDLHPMRALFLIPRNPPPRLKSKKWAKKFHGFIETVLVKDYHQRPYTEQLLKHPFIRDQPTERQVRIQLKDHIDRCKKRKQEKERDDYRYSGSENEEDEPALAGEPSSIVQAPGGDTLRRNFQQIQEGRTLTQDVPPQAPAKEKPGSRSQREVPEPGPPARPAIPHRLIVVPDPQPPSRPLPPTPRDDPRQPHKVSTPPSNHQAPAGGGSGGSGGQPAPQRNSVFKPMLPPKKPEGPEAPPRPNRQHKGPAASSTSNSVQPAGGNDQNNKQMPQSSSILDQALSIESDSDDDLEDAGGNNLRNDGTLLASDPPKPLPEFSPFRPSSDSSSSSSHNAQNSHHEDKPKGGAPNRPLPPTPDEEESGDRTLVMKRKLSQMSDDRATANANRRSEIDEQLLLKEWDFTRFFQGFNEKLDKMKQEHQQEAVGQPSKSGSNDERSSSSSERTLKRQEQLARRKHEQQQHHHHQKQQQQLKPVHRRQESDSKLGNASSAFARAFRRENSDFFPSARHSAYLQKSSDSSRSSIFASGNRRGSEISVAGIVGKKGGGLSSGEPVLTDFSLSREGPQRPRREKTESEIVFGSRHEARRYDFGRDKDEIARRRSCRPSDATAAAVIDDAGTIKSTASTTASEYSPIVTQNREGGDRSRSGGGGDFQRSDSSPGSRPSSVLPDLLTSSPGQRQDKSTSEEYRQAVKSPPPFALQQKQRSFLTFGFGAGPARRESHVNVNVTPTSHDLASDTPEIRKYKKRFNSEILCAALWGVNLLIGTENGLMLLDRSGQGKVYQLINRRRFQQMEVLEGQNILVTISGKKNRVRVYYLSWLKSKILRTDGHSDQVERRNGWINVGDLQGAVHFKIVKYERIKFLVIALKDSIEIYAWAPKPYHKFMAFKSFGELAHRPLLVDLTIEEGSRLKVIYGSADGFHAVDLDSATVYDIYLPKHTQGPICPHCIVALPNSNGMQLLLCYDNEGVYVNTYGRVSKTMVLQWGEMPTSVAYIGTGQIMGWGNKAIEIRSVESGHLDGVFMHKKAQRLKFLCERNDKVFFSSAKGGSSCQIYFMTLNKPGMANW; the protein is encoded by the exons gacgaggaggaagaaattAAGTTGGAAATAAATGTACTGAAGCGG TACTCGAATCATAGAAATATAGCTACGTATTACGGTGCCTTCGTGAAGAAGTCATCACCCGGCAAAGACGATCAATTATGGTTGGTCATGGAATACTGCGGAGCCGGTTCCGTCACGGACCTCGTCAAGTCGACCAAGGGCCAGAGCCTGAAAGAAGAATGGATAGCCTATATCTCGCGAGAGATACTGAGGGGGCTTAGTTATCTTCACAGCAATAAAGTTATCCACAGGGACATTAAGGGGCAAAATGTCCTGCTGACTGATAACGCCGAAGTCAAGCTCG TCGATTTCGGCGTTAGCGCACAATTGGACAGAACGATAGGTAGAAGAAATACGTTCATCGGCACACCTTACTGGATGGCACCAGAAGTTATTGCTTGCGACGAGAATCCAGACGCCACTTACGACAATAGAAGCGACCTTTGGTCGCTTGGAATTACCGCTTTAGAAATGGCTGAATCACAACCTCCGCTCTGCGATCTGCATCCTATGAGA GCTTTGTTCCTGATCCCTCGTAATCCACCACCGCGGCTCAAGTCGAAGAAGTGGGCGAAAAAGTTTCATGGTTTTATTGAGACGGTGTTGGTAAAGGATTACCATCAAAGGCCCTACACAGAACAGCTCCTGAAACATCCGTTCATACGGGACCAACCTACGGAAAGACAAGTTCGAATACAGCTTAAAGACCACATCGATCGCTGTAAAAAACGTAAACAGGAGAAAG AACGAGACGACTACCGCTACAGCGGTAGCGAGAATGAAGAGGACGAACCAGCGTTGGCGGGTGAGCCATCGTCCATAGTGCAGGCGCCTGGAGGCGATACATTGCGTCGTAATTTCCAACAAATTCAGGAAGGCAGGACTTTGACGCAGGACGTACCGCCTCAAGCACCTGCGAAAGAGAAACCAGGAAGCAGATCTCAGAGGGAGGTGCCGGAACCCGGACCACCCGCGAGACCCGCTATACCGCACAGACTTATAG TGGTACCAGATCCACAGCCACCGTCTCGCCCGTTGCCGCCGACCCCCAGGGACGATCCCCGACAGCCGCATAAAGTTTCCACGCCGCCTTCTAATCATCAAGCGCCCGCTGGTGGAGGCAGCGGAGGATCCGGAGGACAGCCCGCGCCTCAAAGGAACAGCGTTTTCAAGCCTATG CTGCCGCCGAAGAAGCCAGAG GGCCCCGAGGCCCCGCCAAGGCCAAACAGGCAGCATAAGGGCCCTGCAGCCTCGTCTACATCGAATTCGGTGCAGCCAGCAGGTGGTAACGATCAGAACAACAAACAGATGCCTCAATCTTCCAGTATTCTCGATCAA GCTCTATCAATCGAGAGCGACAGCGATGATGATCTCGAAGATGCTGGAGGGAACAACTTGAGAAACGATGGTACTCTGCTTGCCAGCGATCCGCCCAAGCCGCT TCCCGAATTTTCTCCTTTCAGACCGTCATCGgattcatcatcgtcgtcctcGCACAACGCTCAAAACTCCCACCACGAAGACAAGCCGAAAG GAGGAGCACCGAATCGCCCGCTCCCGCCAACCCCCGATGAGGAAGAGTCGGGTGATCGTACGCTAGTCATGAAACGA AAACTTAGTCAGATGTCAGACGATCGTGCAACGGCTAACGCCAACCGGCGTTCAGAGATAGACGAGCAGCTCCTTCTGAAGGAGTGGGATTTCACCCGCTTCTTTCAGGGTTTTAACGAAAAGTTGGATAAAATGAAACAGGAGCATCAGCAAGAGGCGGTCGGTCAGCCGAGCAAGTCTGGATCTAACGACGAACGCTCGTCCTCGTCTAGCGAGAGAACGCTCAAGAGACAGGAACAGTTAGCCCGAAGGAAACATGAGCAACAGCAACACCATCATCATCAAAAGCAACAGCAACAGTTGAAGCCAGTGCACAGGCGGCAAGAGAGCGATTCGAAGCTGGGCAACGCGTCaagcgcgttcgcgcgcgccttCCGCCGTGAGAATTCCGACTTTTTCCCATCCGCGAGGCACTCGGCGTACCTGCAGAAGTCGTCGGACTCGTCGAGGTCTAGCATATTTGCTAGCGGCAATCGACGCGGCAGTGAGATAAGCGTCGCCGGAATTGTTGGTAAGAAGGGCGGCGGCCTCAGTTCCGGAGAGCCTGTACTGACGGACTTCTCGTTGAGCCGTGAGGGCCCGCAGAGGCCCAGGCGAGAAAAGACCGAGAGCGAGATCGTCTTCGGTAGTAGGCACGAGGCGAGGAGGTACGATTTCGGACGCGATAAAGACGAGATTGCAAGAAGACGCAGTTGTAGACCCTCGGATGCTACGGCCGCTGCCGTAATCGACGATGCGGGAACGATTAAGTCCACGGCCAGTACGACGGCCAGCGAGTACAGCCCCATTGTCACCCAG AATCGCGAAGGTGGCGATCGTTCAAGAAGCGGAGGCGGAGGTGATTTCCAGAGATCCGACTCGTCCCCAGGTTCGCGGCCCAGCTCGGTGCTACCGGATCTCCTAACTTCTTCACCGGGTCAACGACAAGACAAGTCTACTAGTGAGGAG TATCGACAAGCAGTAAAATCGCCTCCTCCATTTGCGCTTCAACAGAAGCAGCGATCCTTCCTGACTTTTGGATTTGGTGCCGGTCCCGCGAGGAGAGAGTCACACGTTAACGTCAACGTTACTCCTACCAGCCACGATTTGGCGTCGGACACGCCTGAGATACGTAAATACAAGAAGCGTTTCAACAGTGAGATCCTCTGTGCCGCGTTATGGG GAGTGAATCTGTTAATCGGAACCGAGAACGGCCTGATGCTGTTAGACAGAAGTGGTCAGGGCAAGGTTTACCAGTTAATCAACAGAAGACGTTTCCAACAGATGGAAGTCCTCGAGGGACAGAATATCTTGGTTACGATCAGCGGTAAGAAGAACAGAGTACGCGTCTACTATCTCTCCTGGTTGAAGAGCAAGATTCTGCGAACGGATGGTCACAGCGac CAAGTGGAGCGACGTAACGGTTGGATTAACGTGGGCGATCTGCAAGGTGCAGTGCATTTCAAAATAGTGAAGTACGAGAGGATAAAGTTCCTCGTGATCGCGCTCAAGGATTCCATAGAGATTTATGCCTGGGCGCCAAAGCCGTATCACAAGTTTATGGCTTTCAAATCTTTCGGCGAACTGGCGCACAGACCGCTACTGGTGGATCTCACGATCGAGGAAGGCTCAAGGCTAAAGGTCATCTACGGTAGCGCGGACGGCTTTCACGCGGTTGACTTGGACTCCGCCACGgtttatgatatatatttaccGAAACAC ACTCAGGGCCCCATTTGCCCGCACTGTATAGTAGCGTTGCCCAACAGTAACGGCATGCAGTTGCTATTGTGCTACGACAATGAGGGCGTATACGTAAATACTTATGGCCGGGTATCGAAGACAATGGTTCTTCAATGGGGCGAGATGCCTACGAGCGTCGCGTACATCGGTACAGGACAGATTATGGGCTGGGGTAACAAGGCGATAGAAATCAGAAGTGTGGAGAGTGGTCATCTCGACGGTGTCTTCATGCACAAGAAGGCTCAACGGCTCAAGTTCCTCTGTGAACGTAACGATAAG GTATTCTTCTCGTCGGCGAAAGGTGGTAGTTCGTGCCAGATTTACTTCATGACTCTGAACAAACCGGGCATGGCCAACTGGTGA
- the LOC105282638 gene encoding serine/threonine-protein kinase mig-15 isoform X12, whose translation MAHNLAPSVNCSLDDIDLNALKEPAGIFELIEVVGNGTYGQVYKGRHTKTGQLAAIKVMDVTEDEEEEIKLEINVLKRYSNHRNIATYYGAFVKKSSPGKDDQLWLVMEYCGAGSVTDLVKSTKGQSLKEEWIAYISREILRGLSYLHSNKVIHRDIKGQNVLLTDNAEVKLVDFGVSAQLDRTIGRRNTFIGTPYWMAPEVIACDENPDATYDNRSDLWSLGITALEMAESQPPLCDLHPMRALFLIPRNPPPRLKSKKWAKKFHGFIETVLVKDYHQRPYTEQLLKHPFIRDQPTERQVRIQLKDHIDRCKKRKQEKERDDYRYSGSENEEDEPALAGEPSSIVQAPGGDTLRRNFQQIQEGRTLTQDVPPQAPAKEKPGSRSQREVPEPGPPARPAIPHRLIVVPDPQPPSRPLPPTPRDDPRQPHKVSTPPSNHQAPAGGGSGGSGGQPAPQRNSVFKPMALSIESDSDDDLEDAGGNNLRNDGTLLASDPPKPLPEFSPFRPSSDSSSSSSHNAQNSHHEDKPKGGAPNRPLPPTPDEEESGDRTLVMKRKLSQMSDDRATANANRRSEIDEQLLLKEWDFTRFFQGFNEKLDKMKQEHQQEAVGQPSKSGSNDERSSSSSERTLKRQEQLARRKHEQQQHHHHQKQQQQLKPVHRRQESDSKLGNASSAFARAFRRENSDFFPSARHSAYLQKSSDSSRSSIFASGNRRGSEISVAGIVGKKGGGLSSGEPVLTDFSLSREGPQRPRREKTESEIVFGSRHEARRYDFGRDKDEIARRRSCRPSDATAAAVIDDAGTIKSTASTTASEYSPIVTQNREGGDRSRSGGGGDFQRSDSSPGSRPSSVLPDLLTSSPGQRQDKSTSEEYRQAVKSPPPFALQQKQRSFLTFGFGAGPARRESHVNVNVTPTSHDLASDTPEIRKYKKRFNSEILCAALWGVNLLIGTENGLMLLDRSGQGKVYQLINRRRFQQMEVLEGQNILVTISGKKNRVRVYYLSWLKSKILRTDGHSDQVERRNGWINVGDLQGAVHFKIVKYERIKFLVIALKDSIEIYAWAPKPYHKFMAFKSFGELAHRPLLVDLTIEEGSRLKVIYGSADGFHAVDLDSATVYDIYLPKHTQGPICPHCIVALPNSNGMQLLLCYDNEGVYVNTYGRVSKTMVLQWGEMPTSVAYIGTGQIMGWGNKAIEIRSVESGHLDGVFMHKKAQRLKFLCERNDKVFFSSAKGGSSCQIYFMTLNKPGMANW comes from the exons gacgaggaggaagaaattAAGTTGGAAATAAATGTACTGAAGCGG TACTCGAATCATAGAAATATAGCTACGTATTACGGTGCCTTCGTGAAGAAGTCATCACCCGGCAAAGACGATCAATTATGGTTGGTCATGGAATACTGCGGAGCCGGTTCCGTCACGGACCTCGTCAAGTCGACCAAGGGCCAGAGCCTGAAAGAAGAATGGATAGCCTATATCTCGCGAGAGATACTGAGGGGGCTTAGTTATCTTCACAGCAATAAAGTTATCCACAGGGACATTAAGGGGCAAAATGTCCTGCTGACTGATAACGCCGAAGTCAAGCTCG TCGATTTCGGCGTTAGCGCACAATTGGACAGAACGATAGGTAGAAGAAATACGTTCATCGGCACACCTTACTGGATGGCACCAGAAGTTATTGCTTGCGACGAGAATCCAGACGCCACTTACGACAATAGAAGCGACCTTTGGTCGCTTGGAATTACCGCTTTAGAAATGGCTGAATCACAACCTCCGCTCTGCGATCTGCATCCTATGAGA GCTTTGTTCCTGATCCCTCGTAATCCACCACCGCGGCTCAAGTCGAAGAAGTGGGCGAAAAAGTTTCATGGTTTTATTGAGACGGTGTTGGTAAAGGATTACCATCAAAGGCCCTACACAGAACAGCTCCTGAAACATCCGTTCATACGGGACCAACCTACGGAAAGACAAGTTCGAATACAGCTTAAAGACCACATCGATCGCTGTAAAAAACGTAAACAGGAGAAAG AACGAGACGACTACCGCTACAGCGGTAGCGAGAATGAAGAGGACGAACCAGCGTTGGCGGGTGAGCCATCGTCCATAGTGCAGGCGCCTGGAGGCGATACATTGCGTCGTAATTTCCAACAAATTCAGGAAGGCAGGACTTTGACGCAGGACGTACCGCCTCAAGCACCTGCGAAAGAGAAACCAGGAAGCAGATCTCAGAGGGAGGTGCCGGAACCCGGACCACCCGCGAGACCCGCTATACCGCACAGACTTATAG TGGTACCAGATCCACAGCCACCGTCTCGCCCGTTGCCGCCGACCCCCAGGGACGATCCCCGACAGCCGCATAAAGTTTCCACGCCGCCTTCTAATCATCAAGCGCCCGCTGGTGGAGGCAGCGGAGGATCCGGAGGACAGCCCGCGCCTCAAAGGAACAGCGTTTTCAAGCCTATG GCTCTATCAATCGAGAGCGACAGCGATGATGATCTCGAAGATGCTGGAGGGAACAACTTGAGAAACGATGGTACTCTGCTTGCCAGCGATCCGCCCAAGCCGCT TCCCGAATTTTCTCCTTTCAGACCGTCATCGgattcatcatcgtcgtcctcGCACAACGCTCAAAACTCCCACCACGAAGACAAGCCGAAAG GAGGAGCACCGAATCGCCCGCTCCCGCCAACCCCCGATGAGGAAGAGTCGGGTGATCGTACGCTAGTCATGAAACGA AAACTTAGTCAGATGTCAGACGATCGTGCAACGGCTAACGCCAACCGGCGTTCAGAGATAGACGAGCAGCTCCTTCTGAAGGAGTGGGATTTCACCCGCTTCTTTCAGGGTTTTAACGAAAAGTTGGATAAAATGAAACAGGAGCATCAGCAAGAGGCGGTCGGTCAGCCGAGCAAGTCTGGATCTAACGACGAACGCTCGTCCTCGTCTAGCGAGAGAACGCTCAAGAGACAGGAACAGTTAGCCCGAAGGAAACATGAGCAACAGCAACACCATCATCATCAAAAGCAACAGCAACAGTTGAAGCCAGTGCACAGGCGGCAAGAGAGCGATTCGAAGCTGGGCAACGCGTCaagcgcgttcgcgcgcgccttCCGCCGTGAGAATTCCGACTTTTTCCCATCCGCGAGGCACTCGGCGTACCTGCAGAAGTCGTCGGACTCGTCGAGGTCTAGCATATTTGCTAGCGGCAATCGACGCGGCAGTGAGATAAGCGTCGCCGGAATTGTTGGTAAGAAGGGCGGCGGCCTCAGTTCCGGAGAGCCTGTACTGACGGACTTCTCGTTGAGCCGTGAGGGCCCGCAGAGGCCCAGGCGAGAAAAGACCGAGAGCGAGATCGTCTTCGGTAGTAGGCACGAGGCGAGGAGGTACGATTTCGGACGCGATAAAGACGAGATTGCAAGAAGACGCAGTTGTAGACCCTCGGATGCTACGGCCGCTGCCGTAATCGACGATGCGGGAACGATTAAGTCCACGGCCAGTACGACGGCCAGCGAGTACAGCCCCATTGTCACCCAG AATCGCGAAGGTGGCGATCGTTCAAGAAGCGGAGGCGGAGGTGATTTCCAGAGATCCGACTCGTCCCCAGGTTCGCGGCCCAGCTCGGTGCTACCGGATCTCCTAACTTCTTCACCGGGTCAACGACAAGACAAGTCTACTAGTGAGGAG TATCGACAAGCAGTAAAATCGCCTCCTCCATTTGCGCTTCAACAGAAGCAGCGATCCTTCCTGACTTTTGGATTTGGTGCCGGTCCCGCGAGGAGAGAGTCACACGTTAACGTCAACGTTACTCCTACCAGCCACGATTTGGCGTCGGACACGCCTGAGATACGTAAATACAAGAAGCGTTTCAACAGTGAGATCCTCTGTGCCGCGTTATGGG GAGTGAATCTGTTAATCGGAACCGAGAACGGCCTGATGCTGTTAGACAGAAGTGGTCAGGGCAAGGTTTACCAGTTAATCAACAGAAGACGTTTCCAACAGATGGAAGTCCTCGAGGGACAGAATATCTTGGTTACGATCAGCGGTAAGAAGAACAGAGTACGCGTCTACTATCTCTCCTGGTTGAAGAGCAAGATTCTGCGAACGGATGGTCACAGCGac CAAGTGGAGCGACGTAACGGTTGGATTAACGTGGGCGATCTGCAAGGTGCAGTGCATTTCAAAATAGTGAAGTACGAGAGGATAAAGTTCCTCGTGATCGCGCTCAAGGATTCCATAGAGATTTATGCCTGGGCGCCAAAGCCGTATCACAAGTTTATGGCTTTCAAATCTTTCGGCGAACTGGCGCACAGACCGCTACTGGTGGATCTCACGATCGAGGAAGGCTCAAGGCTAAAGGTCATCTACGGTAGCGCGGACGGCTTTCACGCGGTTGACTTGGACTCCGCCACGgtttatgatatatatttaccGAAACAC ACTCAGGGCCCCATTTGCCCGCACTGTATAGTAGCGTTGCCCAACAGTAACGGCATGCAGTTGCTATTGTGCTACGACAATGAGGGCGTATACGTAAATACTTATGGCCGGGTATCGAAGACAATGGTTCTTCAATGGGGCGAGATGCCTACGAGCGTCGCGTACATCGGTACAGGACAGATTATGGGCTGGGGTAACAAGGCGATAGAAATCAGAAGTGTGGAGAGTGGTCATCTCGACGGTGTCTTCATGCACAAGAAGGCTCAACGGCTCAAGTTCCTCTGTGAACGTAACGATAAG GTATTCTTCTCGTCGGCGAAAGGTGGTAGTTCGTGCCAGATTTACTTCATGACTCTGAACAAACCGGGCATGGCCAACTGGTGA
- the LOC105282638 gene encoding serine/threonine-protein kinase mig-15 isoform X15: MAHNLAPSVNCSLDDIDLNALKEPAGIFELIEVVGNGTYGQVYKGRHTKTGQLAAIKVMDVTEDEEEEIKLEINVLKRYSNHRNIATYYGAFVKKSSPGKDDQLWLVMEYCGAGSVTDLVKSTKGQSLKEEWIAYISREILRGLSYLHSNKVIHRDIKGQNVLLTDNAEVKLVDFGVSAQLDRTIGRRNTFIGTPYWMAPEVIACDENPDATYDNRSDLWSLGITALEMAESQPPLCDLHPMRALFLIPRNPPPRLKSKKWAKKFHGFIETVLVKDYHQRPYTEQLLKHPFIRDQPTERQVRIQLKDHIDRCKKRKQEKERDDYRYSGSENEEDEPALAGEPSSIVQAPGGDTLRRNFQQIQEGRTLTQDVPPQAPAKEKPGSRSQREVPEPGPPARPAIPHRLIVVPDPQPPSRPLPPTPRDDPRQPHKVSTPPSNHQAPAGGGSGGSGGQPAPQRNSVFKPMLPPKKPEDMEILAAQLIELGVSQGPEAPPRPNRQHKGPAASSTSNSVQPAGGNDQNNKQMPQSSSILDQALSIESDSDDDLEDAGGNNLRNDGTLLASDPPKPLPEFSPFRPSSDSSSSSSHNAQNSHHEDKPKGGAPNRPLPPTPDEEESGDRTLVMKRNREGGDRSRSGGGGDFQRSDSSPGSRPSSVLPDLLTSSPGQRQDKSTSEEYRQAVKSPPPFALQQKQRSFLTFGFGAGPARRESHVNVNVTPTSHDLASDTPEIRKYKKRFNSEILCAALWGVNLLIGTENGLMLLDRSGQGKVYQLINRRRFQQMEVLEGQNILVTISGKKNRVRVYYLSWLKSKILRTDGHSDQVERRNGWINVGDLQGAVHFKIVKYERIKFLVIALKDSIEIYAWAPKPYHKFMAFKSFGELAHRPLLVDLTIEEGSRLKVIYGSADGFHAVDLDSATVYDIYLPKHTQGPICPHCIVALPNSNGMQLLLCYDNEGVYVNTYGRVSKTMVLQWGEMPTSVAYIGTGQIMGWGNKAIEIRSVESGHLDGVFMHKKAQRLKFLCERNDKVFFSSAKGGSSCQIYFMTLNKPGMANW; encoded by the exons gacgaggaggaagaaattAAGTTGGAAATAAATGTACTGAAGCGG TACTCGAATCATAGAAATATAGCTACGTATTACGGTGCCTTCGTGAAGAAGTCATCACCCGGCAAAGACGATCAATTATGGTTGGTCATGGAATACTGCGGAGCCGGTTCCGTCACGGACCTCGTCAAGTCGACCAAGGGCCAGAGCCTGAAAGAAGAATGGATAGCCTATATCTCGCGAGAGATACTGAGGGGGCTTAGTTATCTTCACAGCAATAAAGTTATCCACAGGGACATTAAGGGGCAAAATGTCCTGCTGACTGATAACGCCGAAGTCAAGCTCG TCGATTTCGGCGTTAGCGCACAATTGGACAGAACGATAGGTAGAAGAAATACGTTCATCGGCACACCTTACTGGATGGCACCAGAAGTTATTGCTTGCGACGAGAATCCAGACGCCACTTACGACAATAGAAGCGACCTTTGGTCGCTTGGAATTACCGCTTTAGAAATGGCTGAATCACAACCTCCGCTCTGCGATCTGCATCCTATGAGA GCTTTGTTCCTGATCCCTCGTAATCCACCACCGCGGCTCAAGTCGAAGAAGTGGGCGAAAAAGTTTCATGGTTTTATTGAGACGGTGTTGGTAAAGGATTACCATCAAAGGCCCTACACAGAACAGCTCCTGAAACATCCGTTCATACGGGACCAACCTACGGAAAGACAAGTTCGAATACAGCTTAAAGACCACATCGATCGCTGTAAAAAACGTAAACAGGAGAAAG AACGAGACGACTACCGCTACAGCGGTAGCGAGAATGAAGAGGACGAACCAGCGTTGGCGGGTGAGCCATCGTCCATAGTGCAGGCGCCTGGAGGCGATACATTGCGTCGTAATTTCCAACAAATTCAGGAAGGCAGGACTTTGACGCAGGACGTACCGCCTCAAGCACCTGCGAAAGAGAAACCAGGAAGCAGATCTCAGAGGGAGGTGCCGGAACCCGGACCACCCGCGAGACCCGCTATACCGCACAGACTTATAG TGGTACCAGATCCACAGCCACCGTCTCGCCCGTTGCCGCCGACCCCCAGGGACGATCCCCGACAGCCGCATAAAGTTTCCACGCCGCCTTCTAATCATCAAGCGCCCGCTGGTGGAGGCAGCGGAGGATCCGGAGGACAGCCCGCGCCTCAAAGGAACAGCGTTTTCAAGCCTATG CTGCCGCCGAAGAAGCCAGAG GACATGGAGATACTGGCTGCTCAACTCATCGAGCTTGGTGTGTCACAGGGCCCCGAGGCCCCGCCAAGGCCAAACAGGCAGCATAAGGGCCCTGCAGCCTCGTCTACATCGAATTCGGTGCAGCCAGCAGGTGGTAACGATCAGAACAACAAACAGATGCCTCAATCTTCCAGTATTCTCGATCAA GCTCTATCAATCGAGAGCGACAGCGATGATGATCTCGAAGATGCTGGAGGGAACAACTTGAGAAACGATGGTACTCTGCTTGCCAGCGATCCGCCCAAGCCGCT TCCCGAATTTTCTCCTTTCAGACCGTCATCGgattcatcatcgtcgtcctcGCACAACGCTCAAAACTCCCACCACGAAGACAAGCCGAAAG GAGGAGCACCGAATCGCCCGCTCCCGCCAACCCCCGATGAGGAAGAGTCGGGTGATCGTACGCTAGTCATGAAACGA AATCGCGAAGGTGGCGATCGTTCAAGAAGCGGAGGCGGAGGTGATTTCCAGAGATCCGACTCGTCCCCAGGTTCGCGGCCCAGCTCGGTGCTACCGGATCTCCTAACTTCTTCACCGGGTCAACGACAAGACAAGTCTACTAGTGAGGAG TATCGACAAGCAGTAAAATCGCCTCCTCCATTTGCGCTTCAACAGAAGCAGCGATCCTTCCTGACTTTTGGATTTGGTGCCGGTCCCGCGAGGAGAGAGTCACACGTTAACGTCAACGTTACTCCTACCAGCCACGATTTGGCGTCGGACACGCCTGAGATACGTAAATACAAGAAGCGTTTCAACAGTGAGATCCTCTGTGCCGCGTTATGGG GAGTGAATCTGTTAATCGGAACCGAGAACGGCCTGATGCTGTTAGACAGAAGTGGTCAGGGCAAGGTTTACCAGTTAATCAACAGAAGACGTTTCCAACAGATGGAAGTCCTCGAGGGACAGAATATCTTGGTTACGATCAGCGGTAAGAAGAACAGAGTACGCGTCTACTATCTCTCCTGGTTGAAGAGCAAGATTCTGCGAACGGATGGTCACAGCGac CAAGTGGAGCGACGTAACGGTTGGATTAACGTGGGCGATCTGCAAGGTGCAGTGCATTTCAAAATAGTGAAGTACGAGAGGATAAAGTTCCTCGTGATCGCGCTCAAGGATTCCATAGAGATTTATGCCTGGGCGCCAAAGCCGTATCACAAGTTTATGGCTTTCAAATCTTTCGGCGAACTGGCGCACAGACCGCTACTGGTGGATCTCACGATCGAGGAAGGCTCAAGGCTAAAGGTCATCTACGGTAGCGCGGACGGCTTTCACGCGGTTGACTTGGACTCCGCCACGgtttatgatatatatttaccGAAACAC ACTCAGGGCCCCATTTGCCCGCACTGTATAGTAGCGTTGCCCAACAGTAACGGCATGCAGTTGCTATTGTGCTACGACAATGAGGGCGTATACGTAAATACTTATGGCCGGGTATCGAAGACAATGGTTCTTCAATGGGGCGAGATGCCTACGAGCGTCGCGTACATCGGTACAGGACAGATTATGGGCTGGGGTAACAAGGCGATAGAAATCAGAAGTGTGGAGAGTGGTCATCTCGACGGTGTCTTCATGCACAAGAAGGCTCAACGGCTCAAGTTCCTCTGTGAACGTAACGATAAG GTATTCTTCTCGTCGGCGAAAGGTGGTAGTTCGTGCCAGATTTACTTCATGACTCTGAACAAACCGGGCATGGCCAACTGGTGA